A window of the Arenibacter algicola genome harbors these coding sequences:
- a CDS encoding serine hydrolase domain-containing protein, translating into MNPILKYLKNFFASQRVIGGDKELLGKIRADQILQKLIDDQRVPGLAITVLKNNEVFFEKGYGFTDLEQQTTIDPQNTIFRIASVSKPIAAAALATMVEEGQLDLDASIYRYVPYFPKKEFDFTLRQLAGHTAGIRGYRGGEYGLNKPLGIKESLALFQNDDLLFEPGNGFQYTSFDWVLISLAMQEVSGMPFAEYVQEKILKPYGLKNTFPEVPGDLPPNCTTFYSKGRLGFRKAIPVNNAYKLAGGGYLSTASDIARFGQVYLDSKFRDNKTQSQFLTSGVINGTPTYYGLGWQVTQDKMGRRYYGHVGNGVGGYAVFYVYPEQDMVFSIMINCTNPGVLDTLEEVISILIGGVDGTALA; encoded by the coding sequence ATGAATCCCATTCTAAAATATTTAAAGAATTTTTTCGCTTCCCAAAGGGTAATTGGTGGAGACAAGGAATTATTGGGCAAGATCCGGGCGGATCAAATTTTGCAAAAGCTTATAGATGACCAGCGGGTTCCAGGCCTTGCCATTACCGTGCTCAAAAACAATGAGGTGTTCTTTGAGAAAGGCTATGGGTTTACAGATTTGGAACAGCAAACTACCATAGATCCCCAAAATACCATCTTTAGGATTGCCAGTGTGTCCAAGCCCATTGCAGCGGCCGCATTGGCCACTATGGTGGAGGAAGGACAATTGGATTTGGACGCTTCCATTTATAGGTATGTTCCGTACTTTCCCAAAAAGGAGTTCGATTTTACACTTAGACAATTGGCAGGACATACTGCGGGAATCAGAGGCTACCGCGGTGGGGAATATGGCCTAAACAAGCCTTTGGGGATAAAGGAGTCGCTTGCCCTATTCCAGAATGACGACCTTCTTTTTGAACCTGGAAACGGATTTCAGTATACCAGTTTTGACTGGGTACTAATTTCTTTGGCAATGCAGGAGGTAAGTGGTATGCCCTTTGCGGAATATGTTCAGGAAAAAATATTAAAACCTTATGGTTTAAAAAATACCTTCCCGGAAGTCCCGGGGGATCTTCCTCCAAACTGCACCACATTTTATTCTAAGGGCAGATTGGGTTTCAGGAAGGCTATTCCGGTTAACAATGCGTACAAATTGGCAGGAGGGGGCTATTTATCCACGGCCTCTGATATTGCCCGTTTTGGGCAGGTTTATTTGGATTCCAAGTTTAGGGATAATAAAACTCAATCCCAATTTCTAACCTCTGGGGTCATTAATGGCACTCCAACCTACTACGGGCTTGGATGGCAGGTTACCCAGGATAAGATGGGCAGGAGATATTATGGCCATGTGGGCAATGGGGTAGGGGGCTATGCTGTATTTTATGTATATCCGGAGCAGGATATGGTTT
- a CDS encoding acyloxyacyl hydrolase: protein MNLRLFLIGCLSTAFCFSQNPKETKRYTLDVSQYYGSVLLHNTDISHLITNHPGGIILGYNRKTYGDEEWQQLYNYPDTGFSFVYQNMNNSTLGENYGLYAHYNFYFFRRNLQFRLGQGIAYNTNPFDKNENFRNNAYGSHFLSSTYLMLNYHKENLFKGLGLKAGISLIHYSNANVTAPNTSTNTMALNVGLTYDLDGGREEEYIRTEKLKVSEPIKLNLAFRSGINESDVVDSGQYAFYIFSAYVDKRFTRRSALQLGTDVYFSNFLKELIRYQSVAFPEYGVQPDDDYKRVGVFLGHELFINKMSVIAQLGYYVYYPFDFEGKVYNRIGLKRYFSDKVYGAISLKSHGAKAEAVEFGVGVRL, encoded by the coding sequence ATGAACCTAAGGCTATTTCTTATAGGCTGTCTGTCGACAGCTTTTTGCTTTTCACAAAATCCGAAAGAAACCAAGAGGTACACTTTGGATGTTAGTCAATACTATGGTTCGGTGCTCTTGCACAATACTGATATTTCACATTTGATCACCAATCATCCCGGTGGTATTATCCTGGGATACAATAGGAAGACTTATGGGGATGAGGAATGGCAGCAACTCTACAATTATCCGGATACGGGCTTTTCGTTCGTTTATCAGAATATGAATAACAGTACTTTGGGGGAGAATTATGGCCTATATGCCCATTACAATTTCTATTTTTTTAGAAGAAACCTCCAGTTTAGGTTGGGGCAGGGCATTGCCTATAACACCAACCCTTTTGATAAGAACGAAAATTTTAGGAACAACGCTTATGGTTCCCATTTTTTGAGTTCAACCTATTTGATGTTGAACTATCACAAGGAAAATTTGTTCAAAGGCTTGGGGCTCAAGGCCGGGATATCCCTAATACATTACTCCAATGCCAATGTTACCGCACCCAACACCTCTACCAATACCATGGCCCTCAATGTTGGCTTGACCTATGATCTGGATGGTGGCCGGGAAGAGGAATATATTAGAACCGAAAAATTGAAGGTTTCAGAGCCTATTAAACTTAATCTGGCCTTTAGGTCCGGTATAAATGAGAGTGATGTAGTGGATTCTGGCCAATATGCTTTTTATATTTTTTCTGCCTATGTAGACAAGCGCTTTACTAGAAGAAGTGCCCTGCAGCTGGGTACGGATGTGTATTTTTCCAACTTTTTAAAGGAACTTATACGCTATCAGTCGGTAGCCTTTCCTGAATATGGGGTACAACCGGATGATGATTATAAACGTGTTGGCGTGTTTTTGGGCCATGAATTGTTTATTAATAAAATGTCGGTTATTGCCCAGTTGGGTTACTATGTGTACTATCCTTTCGATTTTGAAGGAAAGGTTTATAATAGAATTGGCTTGAAGCGATATTTTTCGGATAAGGTCTATGGGGCGATAAGTTTAAAATCGCATGGTGCAAAAGCGGAAGCTGTGGAATTCGGGGTTGGAGTTAGGCTTTAG
- the metF gene encoding methylenetetrahydrofolate reductase [NAD(P)H]: MKVTEHIKKAEGKTLFSFEIIPPVKGRSIQELYDNIDPLMEFKPPFIDVTTSREEYVYIDRDGLLDKRLTRMRPGTVGICASIQHKYGVDTVPHVLCGGFTKEETEYVLVDCQYLGIQNVMALRGDARKEEQYFNPTKGGHAYASELVKQIHALNHGNYLHDKVETIHSADFCIGVAGYPEKHLEAPSLITDLKRLQEKVEAGADYVVTQMFFDNQKFFEFVEAAKKMGINVPIIPGIKPIAVKRHLQLLPQVFKIDLPQDLIDAVDDCSTNADVRQVGIEWAIQQSKELKAAGVPVLHYYSMGKSDNIEAIAKELF; the protein is encoded by the coding sequence ATGAAAGTAACGGAACACATAAAAAAAGCAGAGGGGAAGACATTGTTCTCCTTCGAGATTATACCACCGGTCAAAGGAAGAAGTATTCAGGAATTATACGATAATATTGACCCCTTAATGGAGTTTAAACCACCTTTCATTGACGTAACCACTTCTCGGGAGGAGTACGTTTACATAGATAGGGATGGTTTGTTGGATAAAAGATTGACCCGTATGAGACCCGGAACTGTGGGTATTTGTGCCTCTATACAGCACAAATACGGAGTTGATACCGTACCACACGTGCTTTGTGGGGGATTTACCAAAGAAGAGACCGAATATGTGTTGGTGGATTGTCAATATTTGGGTATCCAAAATGTGATGGCCCTACGTGGGGATGCACGTAAAGAAGAACAGTATTTTAATCCTACCAAGGGCGGACATGCCTATGCTTCTGAACTGGTGAAACAGATCCACGCCTTAAATCACGGTAATTATTTACATGACAAGGTAGAGACGATCCATAGTGCCGATTTTTGTATCGGCGTTGCTGGGTATCCGGAAAAGCACTTAGAGGCACCATCCTTGATTACGGATTTGAAAAGGTTACAGGAAAAGGTAGAAGCTGGGGCCGATTATGTGGTGACACAAATGTTTTTTGATAATCAGAAGTTTTTCGAGTTTGTAGAGGCTGCGAAGAAAATGGGAATAAATGTGCCAATTATTCCCGGGATTAAGCCCATTGCGGTTAAGCGGCATTTGCAATTATTGCCACAGGTCTTTAAAATAGACCTGCCACAGGACTTGATAGATGCGGTGGACGATTGTTCCACTAATGCGGACGTACGTCAGGTAGGTATAGAGTGGGCCATTCAGCAATCCAAGGAGCTGAAGGCGGCAGGGGTGCCCGTATTGCATTATTATTCCATGGGCAAATCCGATAATATTGAGGCTATTGCCAAAGAGCTTTTCTAA
- a CDS encoding head GIN domain-containing protein has translation MMNYFILKVRLGWRSAATNGARIGLLLAILLVLVNCNSENAPDCFQNAGDISREVVEVPNFTAITVYENVQLTLRQGSPLKVEVETGEYLRNEVEVEVLDNRLLLRDTNDCNFTRKYGLTKVYVTAPNITEIRSSTGLDVLSDGVLAYRSLTLISESFNDPDAGYTSGEFNLELDTQSLAIVSNGISYYNLRGQTLNFSIVFASGDSRLEAEALMADNISFNHRGSNDMRLSPQESLKGTLRGTGDVVSFNRPAVVEVEQLYKGELIFSE, from the coding sequence ATGATGAACTATTTTATTTTGAAGGTAAGATTGGGGTGGAGGAGCGCTGCGACAAACGGTGCTAGAATTGGCCTGCTCTTGGCAATACTGTTGGTGCTTGTGAATTGCAATAGCGAGAATGCGCCAGATTGCTTTCAAAATGCTGGGGATATTAGCAGGGAAGTCGTGGAAGTACCTAATTTTACTGCAATTACGGTCTATGAGAATGTGCAATTGACGCTACGGCAGGGAAGTCCCTTAAAGGTAGAAGTGGAAACAGGGGAATATTTAAGGAACGAAGTTGAGGTGGAGGTTTTGGATAACCGCCTATTGCTGCGCGATACCAATGATTGTAATTTTACAAGAAAATACGGACTTACCAAGGTTTATGTTACCGCTCCCAATATTACCGAGATTAGGAGCAGTACGGGGCTCGATGTCCTGAGTGATGGTGTATTGGCCTATCGTAGTTTAACCCTAATTTCCGAGAGTTTTAATGACCCGGATGCCGGGTACACCAGTGGGGAATTCAATTTAGAGTTGGACACCCAAAGTTTGGCTATTGTTTCCAATGGAATTTCGTACTATAATTTAAGGGGCCAAACCCTTAATTTCAGTATTGTTTTTGCCTCAGGGGACTCCCGTTTGGAGGCCGAGGCCCTAATGGCGGATAACATTAGCTTTAACCATAGGGGTTCTAATGATATGCGCTTAAGTCCGCAGGAATCCCTTAAAGGCACTTTGCGGGGTACTGGAGATGTGGTCAGTTTTAATAGACCGGCCGTTGTGGAGGTTGAGCAATTGTATAAAGGAGAACTTATTTTTAGCGAGTGA